A single Thermosynechococcus vestitus BP-1 DNA region contains:
- the ruvX gene encoding Holliday junction resolvase RuvX has product MISVLGLDLGRKRIGVAGCDRLGQLATGITTIYRRNFASDVAQLRRICQERGVEKLIVGLPYTLDGQLGSQARQVQHLAEKIGAALNLPVEYIDERLTSFQAEEILKQRRRSPRHHKDLVDQIAAALILQQWLDARSQTAKATLAAGDPQL; this is encoded by the coding sequence ATGATTTCCGTTCTAGGTTTGGATCTGGGGCGCAAGCGTATTGGTGTGGCTGGGTGCGATCGCTTGGGACAGTTGGCCACAGGGATTACAACAATTTATCGCCGCAATTTTGCCAGTGATGTGGCGCAGCTGCGGCGGATTTGTCAAGAGCGCGGGGTGGAAAAGTTGATTGTGGGCTTGCCCTACACCCTTGATGGCCAATTGGGTTCCCAGGCGCGCCAGGTGCAACATTTGGCAGAAAAAATTGGCGCGGCCTTGAACTTGCCTGTAGAATATATCGATGAGCGGCTTACCTCCTTTCAAGCGGAGGAAATCCTTAAACAACGCCGGCGATCGCCCCGTCACCACAAGGATTTAGTGGATCAAATTGCGGCTGCCTTGATTTTGCAACAGTGGCTTGATGCCCGCTCTCAAACTGCAAAAGCAACACTGGCAGCCGGTGACCCGCAGCTATAA
- the ileS gene encoding isoleucine--tRNA ligase, translating to MTDATPDYKDTVNLPQTTFEMRANAATREPQLQAFWAQHKIYETLQQTNPGEVFILHDGPPYANGALHIGHALNKILKDIINKYQLLRGRKVHYRPGWDCHGLPIELKVLQNLKPEQRAQLTPLTLRQQAKEFALKTVAEQKQSFQRYGVWGDWAHPYLTLTPDYEAAQIGVFGEMVLRGYIYRGLKPVHWSPSSKTALAEAELEYPEGHTSRSLYAAFEVIELPQGLAKAWYNALGKLGVAIWTTTPWTIPANLAVSVNPDLTYALVEVQPSERYKHLIVAKDLVERLSDTLGRTLKVVATAKGADLEHSRYRHPLFEREGKILIGGDYVTTESGTGLVHTAPGHGLEDYGVGQRYGLPILSPVDENGCFTAEAGPFAGLNVLQEGNAAVIAALQECGALLKEEPYVHKYPYDWRTKKPTIFRATEQWFASVEGFRDAALRAIAEVKWIPAQGENRITAMVAERSDWCISRQRSWGVPIPVFYDKETGEPLLTAETIAHVQAIIRDRGSDAWWELSVAELLPESLRDQADRYEKGTDTMDVWFDSGSSWAAVLGDQQADLYLEGSDQHRGWFQSSLLTRVAVKGQAPYKAVLTHGFVLDEQGRKMSKSLGNVTDPREVIEGGKNQKQDPPYGADVLRLWVSSVDYANDVPIGKNILRQLADVYRKIRNTARFLLGNLHDFEPEQDMIPYAQLPALDRYMLHRLHEVFSEVTAAFDSFQFYRFFQTIQNLCVVDLSNFYLDIAKDRLYISAATGDRRRSCQTVLAIALQNLARAIAPVLPHLAEDIWQHLPFKTPYLSVFQSGWVQLSAQWQDNALAAEWQRLRQLRLEVNKVLEKARAEKLIGSSLEAKVWLYVADSEWRDRLAQMNPRDALSGNGVDELRYLFLVSQVELMPQPQAVDVPYVLEAEGLWIGVGHAQGEKCVRCWNYSESVGQSALHPQLCDRCQAALQGEF from the coding sequence ATGACTGATGCAACCCCCGACTACAAAGACACTGTTAACTTGCCGCAAACCACGTTTGAAATGCGGGCAAATGCAGCAACACGGGAACCCCAATTGCAGGCCTTTTGGGCACAGCACAAAATCTATGAAACCCTGCAGCAAACCAATCCGGGGGAAGTCTTTATCCTCCACGATGGCCCCCCCTACGCCAATGGCGCTCTCCACATTGGCCATGCCCTCAATAAAATTCTCAAGGACATCATCAACAAGTACCAACTCCTACGGGGACGCAAAGTTCACTACCGCCCCGGCTGGGACTGCCATGGCCTACCCATTGAACTCAAGGTGCTGCAAAACCTGAAACCGGAACAGCGGGCTCAGCTAACGCCCCTCACTCTCCGCCAACAGGCCAAGGAATTTGCCCTTAAAACCGTCGCCGAGCAAAAGCAGAGCTTCCAGCGCTATGGGGTTTGGGGCGACTGGGCGCACCCCTATCTGACACTGACCCCCGACTATGAGGCCGCCCAAATCGGTGTCTTTGGTGAAATGGTGCTGCGGGGCTATATCTACCGCGGCCTGAAACCGGTGCACTGGAGTCCCAGCTCCAAAACTGCCCTCGCCGAAGCCGAGTTGGAATATCCCGAAGGTCACACCTCCCGCAGTCTCTACGCTGCCTTTGAGGTGATTGAGCTGCCCCAGGGGCTAGCCAAGGCTTGGTACAATGCCCTAGGGAAATTGGGGGTGGCTATCTGGACAACGACTCCTTGGACGATTCCCGCCAACTTGGCCGTGAGTGTCAACCCGGATCTCACCTATGCCCTTGTCGAGGTTCAGCCGAGTGAGCGCTATAAGCATTTAATTGTTGCCAAGGATCTTGTAGAGCGGCTGAGTGATACCCTGGGTCGCACCCTAAAGGTGGTGGCAACGGCCAAAGGGGCTGATTTAGAACATAGCCGCTATCGCCATCCCCTCTTTGAACGCGAGGGCAAAATTCTCATTGGTGGTGATTATGTGACAACTGAATCGGGAACGGGTCTGGTGCACACTGCTCCTGGCCATGGTTTAGAAGACTATGGCGTGGGTCAGCGCTATGGTTTGCCGATCCTATCGCCGGTGGATGAGAATGGTTGCTTTACGGCGGAAGCGGGGCCATTTGCCGGTCTCAATGTCCTCCAGGAAGGCAATGCAGCGGTCATTGCGGCTTTGCAGGAGTGTGGGGCGCTCCTGAAGGAGGAACCCTATGTGCACAAGTATCCCTATGACTGGCGGACAAAGAAACCCACTATCTTCCGCGCCACGGAGCAGTGGTTTGCTTCCGTTGAGGGCTTTCGCGATGCGGCACTCAGAGCGATCGCTGAGGTGAAGTGGATTCCTGCCCAAGGGGAAAATCGCATTACGGCAATGGTGGCAGAGCGTTCCGATTGGTGTATTTCGCGTCAGCGCAGTTGGGGCGTGCCCATCCCTGTCTTTTATGACAAAGAAACGGGGGAACCCCTGCTAACTGCAGAAACCATTGCCCATGTGCAAGCCATTATTCGCGATCGCGGGTCCGATGCTTGGTGGGAACTCTCCGTTGCTGAATTGCTTCCCGAATCCCTGCGAGATCAAGCGGATCGCTACGAAAAGGGAACGGACACCATGGATGTCTGGTTTGACTCCGGATCCTCTTGGGCAGCGGTTCTCGGCGATCAGCAGGCAGATCTCTACCTTGAAGGCTCTGATCAGCACCGCGGCTGGTTCCAATCCTCATTGCTGACACGGGTTGCCGTTAAAGGTCAAGCTCCCTACAAGGCCGTCCTGACCCACGGCTTTGTCCTCGATGAGCAGGGGCGAAAAATGAGCAAGTCCCTCGGCAATGTCACGGATCCCCGCGAAGTGATTGAGGGGGGCAAAAACCAAAAGCAAGACCCGCCCTACGGAGCCGATGTGCTCCGCCTGTGGGTTTCCTCCGTGGACTATGCCAACGATGTGCCCATTGGTAAAAATATTCTCAGGCAGTTGGCGGACGTCTATCGCAAGATTCGCAATACGGCTCGCTTTCTCCTAGGGAATCTTCACGACTTTGAGCCCGAACAGGATATGATTCCCTATGCCCAACTGCCCGCGTTGGATCGCTATATGCTGCATCGACTCCACGAAGTCTTCAGTGAAGTGACTGCGGCTTTTGATAGCTTTCAGTTCTATCGCTTTTTCCAAACCATTCAAAATCTTTGTGTTGTTGATCTTTCGAACTTTTATCTCGATATTGCCAAGGATCGGCTGTACATCAGTGCCGCCACGGGCGATCGCCGCCGCAGTTGTCAAACCGTTCTTGCCATTGCCCTGCAAAACCTTGCCCGTGCTATTGCCCCCGTACTTCCCCATCTGGCTGAGGATATTTGGCAGCATCTGCCCTTCAAAACCCCCTATCTTTCAGTGTTTCAAAGTGGTTGGGTACAGCTTTCAGCCCAGTGGCAAGATAATGCCCTCGCCGCTGAGTGGCAACGCCTGCGGCAATTGCGTCTTGAAGTGAACAAGGTACTCGAAAAAGCCCGCGCCGAAAAGCTGATTGGCTCTTCCCTGGAGGCAAAAGTGTGGCTCTACGTTGCCGATTCTGAATGGCGCGATCGCCTGGCGCAGATGAATCCCAGGGATGCCCTCAGCGGTAATGGCGTGGATGAACTGCGCTATCTCTTCTTGGTGTCCCAGGTGGAGCTGATGCCGCAACCGCAGGCGGTGGACGTGCCCTATGTCCTTGAAGCGGAGGGGCTATGGATCGGCGTTGGTCATGCCCAAGGCGAAAAATGCGTCCGCTGCTGGAATTATTCTGAAAGTGTGGGTCAATCGGCGCTGCATCCCCAGTTGTGCGATCGCTGTCAAGCGGCTCTGCAAGGAGAGTTTTAG
- a CDS encoding DUF370 domain-containing protein: MLNIGFGNYISPQRLLAIVSPDSAPIKRLILEAREHHHLIDATHGRRTRAVLVLDGEIIVLSALHPETLVARLSPPP, encoded by the coding sequence ATGCTAAACATTGGTTTTGGCAATTACATCTCACCGCAGCGCCTGCTGGCGATCGTGAGCCCCGACTCTGCCCCGATCAAACGCCTGATTCTTGAAGCCCGGGAGCACCATCATCTCATTGATGCCACCCACGGACGACGCACTCGTGCCGTACTGGTGTTGGATGGTGAGATAATCGTCCTTTCAGCCTTACACCCTGAAACATTAGTGGCCCGCCTCAGTCCACCCCCCTAA
- the carB gene encoding carbamoyl-phosphate synthase large subunit — protein MPRRTDISRILIIGSGPIVIGQACEFDYSGTQACKALREEGYEVILINSNPATIMTDPEIADRTYIEPLTPEMVEKVIAAERPDALLPTMGGQTALNLAVALAKSGVLDRYGVELIGAKLPAIEMAEDRKLFKEAMQRIGVAVCPSGLANTLEEARAIAQEIGVYPLIIRPAFTLGGTGGGIAYNQEEFEAIATAGLEASPVSQILIEQSLIGWKEYELEVMRDMADNVVIICSIENIDPMGIHTGDSITVAPAQTLTDKEYQRLRDAAIKIIREIGVETGGSNIQFAVNPETGEVIVIEMNPRVSRSSALASKATGFPIAKIAAKLAVGYTLPEIPNDITQKTPASFEPTIDYVVTKIPRFAFEKFPGSPPVLTTQMKSVGEAMAIGRTFQESLQKALRSLETGRAGWGCDRPEKLPSLEQLRGKLRTPNPERIFAIRHAFLLGMTVEEIYELTAIDPWFLRQMQGLLETEKFLKRSKLEQLTADDLWRIKQQGFSDAQIAYATKTTDDQVRAYRQSLGVVPVYKTVDTCAAEFEAYTPYYYSTYERPLEQINPDSGDVELLPPESEVLPPRKPRVMILGSGPNRIGQGIEFDYCCCHAAYALRADDYETIMVNSNPETVSTDYDTSDRLYFEPLTKEDVLNIIEVERPVGIIIQFGGQTPLKLALPLQRYLQQQGDRLGTQIWGTSPDSIDIAEDRERFEKILRELNIPQPPNGTARSYAEALSIAERIGYPVVVRPSYVLGGRAMEIVYSNGELERYMNAAVQVEPGRPILIDKYLENAIEVDVDAIADATGTVVIGGIMEHIEQAGIHSGDSACSLPTQSLSPAVLQTIRTWSIALAQALKVVGLMNLQLAVQGDQVYILEANPRASRTVPFVSKAIGIPLAKVAARLMSGKTLAELNFLNEKIPNHVAVKEAVLPFEKFAGTDTVLGPEMRSTGEAMGIDMTFGAAYAKSQLAANQRLPLKGTVFVSMSDRDKAAIVPVVQELQSLGFRMIATEGTRNALLEAGLSNIELILKLHEGRPHVLDAIKNGQIHLILNTPSGQEARTDAQLIRRTALAYKIPIVTTIAGAKATAAAIKTLQTSTLGVRALQDYHRVEC, from the coding sequence ATGCCGCGTCGTACTGATATTTCGAGAATTTTGATTATCGGTTCGGGTCCCATTGTCATTGGTCAAGCCTGTGAATTTGACTATTCGGGTACCCAGGCCTGTAAGGCATTGCGCGAGGAAGGGTACGAGGTGATCCTCATTAACTCGAATCCCGCCACCATCATGACGGATCCTGAGATCGCCGATCGCACCTACATTGAGCCCCTCACTCCGGAGATGGTGGAAAAGGTCATTGCCGCCGAACGCCCCGATGCCCTACTGCCGACAATGGGCGGACAAACGGCGCTGAACTTAGCGGTCGCCCTGGCCAAATCCGGTGTCCTTGATCGCTATGGGGTGGAGTTGATTGGTGCCAAATTGCCCGCTATTGAGATGGCTGAGGATCGCAAGCTCTTTAAGGAAGCCATGCAGCGCATTGGTGTGGCGGTGTGTCCGTCGGGCTTGGCGAATACCCTGGAAGAGGCGCGGGCGATCGCCCAAGAGATTGGGGTTTATCCCCTGATTATTCGACCGGCCTTTACCCTAGGGGGCACCGGTGGCGGCATTGCCTACAACCAAGAGGAATTTGAGGCGATCGCGACTGCCGGTCTTGAGGCAAGCCCCGTCTCCCAAATTCTCATTGAGCAGTCCCTCATTGGCTGGAAAGAATACGAGCTAGAAGTCATGCGGGACATGGCCGATAACGTGGTCATTATCTGCTCCATTGAAAACATTGACCCCATGGGCATCCATACCGGTGACTCCATCACCGTTGCTCCGGCGCAAACCCTGACGGATAAAGAATACCAGCGGCTGCGGGATGCTGCCATTAAGATTATTCGTGAAATTGGCGTTGAAACCGGTGGATCAAACATCCAGTTTGCTGTGAATCCGGAAACCGGCGAAGTGATCGTCATTGAAATGAATCCCCGCGTCTCCCGGTCTTCGGCACTGGCCTCAAAGGCGACGGGCTTTCCCATTGCCAAAATCGCAGCTAAATTGGCTGTGGGCTATACGCTGCCGGAAATCCCCAATGACATTACCCAAAAAACCCCCGCCAGCTTTGAACCCACGATTGACTATGTGGTTACCAAAATTCCCCGCTTTGCCTTTGAAAAGTTTCCCGGCTCCCCGCCCGTCCTCACTACCCAAATGAAGTCTGTGGGTGAAGCCATGGCCATTGGCCGCACCTTCCAAGAGTCCCTGCAAAAAGCCCTGCGATCGCTGGAAACTGGGCGAGCCGGCTGGGGGTGCGATCGCCCCGAAAAACTCCCTAGCCTTGAGCAACTGCGGGGGAAACTGCGCACGCCAAATCCAGAGCGTATCTTTGCCATTCGCCACGCCTTCCTCTTGGGGATGACCGTTGAGGAGATCTACGAACTAACAGCCATTGATCCCTGGTTTTTGCGGCAGATGCAGGGACTCCTAGAAACAGAGAAATTTCTTAAGCGCAGCAAACTGGAACAACTCACTGCCGATGATCTCTGGCGGATCAAGCAACAGGGCTTTAGTGATGCCCAAATTGCCTACGCCACCAAAACCACCGACGATCAGGTGCGAGCCTATCGCCAATCCCTTGGTGTGGTTCCCGTCTATAAAACCGTGGATACCTGTGCTGCCGAGTTTGAGGCATATACCCCCTACTACTACTCCACCTACGAGCGACCCCTGGAGCAAATTAACCCCGATAGCGGCGATGTTGAATTGCTGCCTCCCGAATCGGAAGTGCTGCCCCCCCGCAAGCCTCGGGTGATGATTCTTGGCTCAGGGCCGAACCGCATTGGCCAAGGGATTGAATTTGATTACTGCTGCTGCCATGCTGCCTACGCGCTGCGGGCCGATGACTATGAAACCATCATGGTCAACTCCAACCCTGAAACGGTTTCTACTGACTACGACACCAGCGATCGCCTCTACTTTGAACCCCTGACCAAGGAAGATGTCCTCAACATTATTGAAGTGGAGCGCCCCGTCGGCATCATTATTCAGTTTGGTGGTCAAACCCCCCTCAAACTGGCGTTACCCTTGCAACGGTACCTTCAACAGCAGGGCGATCGCCTCGGAACCCAAATCTGGGGCACCTCACCTGACTCCATTGATATTGCTGAAGACCGCGAACGTTTCGAGAAAATTTTGCGGGAGCTCAACATCCCCCAACCCCCCAACGGCACTGCTCGCAGTTATGCTGAAGCCCTGAGCATTGCCGAGCGGATTGGCTATCCAGTGGTGGTGCGCCCCAGTTATGTGCTCGGTGGTCGGGCAATGGAAATTGTCTATTCCAATGGGGAACTGGAACGCTATATGAATGCAGCCGTGCAGGTGGAGCCAGGGCGACCCATCCTCATTGATAAGTATCTGGAAAACGCAATTGAAGTGGATGTGGATGCCATTGCTGATGCCACGGGCACCGTTGTGATTGGTGGGATCATGGAACACATCGAGCAAGCCGGGATTCACTCCGGGGATTCTGCCTGTAGCTTGCCCACCCAATCTCTGTCTCCCGCCGTTTTGCAGACCATTCGCACCTGGAGTATTGCCCTTGCTCAGGCCCTCAAAGTGGTGGGGCTGATGAACCTACAACTGGCAGTACAAGGAGATCAGGTCTATATTTTGGAGGCCAACCCGCGTGCATCCCGTACGGTGCCCTTTGTCTCGAAGGCGATCGGCATTCCCCTTGCTAAAGTTGCTGCTCGGCTGATGTCAGGGAAAACCCTCGCGGAACTCAATTTCCTCAATGAGAAGATTCCCAACCATGTCGCCGTCAAGGAAGCTGTCCTCCCCTTCGAAAAATTTGCCGGTACCGATACGGTGCTTGGGCCAGAGATGCGTTCCACAGGTGAGGCAATGGGGATTGATATGACCTTTGGGGCTGCCTATGCCAAGTCCCAACTGGCGGCCAATCAAAGGTTACCTTTGAAGGGAACCGTTTTTGTGTCGATGAGCGATCGCGACAAGGCGGCGATTGTGCCCGTGGTGCAGGAGTTGCAGTCTCTTGGCTTTCGGATGATTGCCACCGAAGGAACCCGCAATGCCTTGCTTGAGGCAGGGCTGAGCAATATAGAACTCATCCTCAAGCTCCATGAAGGGCGTCCCCATGTTCTTGATGCCATTAAAAATGGGCAAATTCACTTAATTCTGAATACACCCTCCGGTCAGGAAGCCCGTACCGATGCCCAATTGATTCGTCGCACTGCCCTTGCCTACAAAATTCCAATTGTGACAACGATCGCCGGTGCGAAGGCGACCGCTGCCGCCATTAAAACCCTGCAAACCTCCACTCTAGGGGTACGGGCACTTCAAGACTACCATCGGGTAGAATGCTAA
- a CDS encoding PulJ/GspJ family protein yields MQGWRSGDRGFTLTELLVAAAVGGIVVAMSGWAMVAILQNNRRVEQQAITRMNLSRALDFISDDIRSAIRISTTAPPDWKIPSGGYQLVMFVEKPADNLEEQENGQLATTTRVAYYTRPKTSSVVWRGPRILYRQKVGDSTPNALIDGIANSSPTCTNNLPGAIDSGTEKGGFRVFVQHNRNVKLCIAALVESTGVVYQAETVAAVRSGSATPIP; encoded by the coding sequence ATGCAAGGTTGGCGCAGCGGCGATCGCGGCTTTACACTGACGGAGTTACTGGTGGCGGCTGCCGTTGGCGGTATTGTGGTGGCCATGAGTGGTTGGGCAATGGTGGCCATTTTGCAAAACAATCGCCGTGTTGAACAGCAGGCAATTACCCGCATGAACCTGAGCCGCGCCCTCGACTTTATCTCCGATGACATCCGCTCCGCCATTCGCATTTCAACAACCGCTCCCCCAGATTGGAAGATTCCCAGTGGTGGCTACCAGTTGGTGATGTTTGTCGAGAAACCAGCGGATAACCTCGAGGAGCAGGAAAACGGCCAGTTGGCCACGACAACCCGTGTTGCCTATTACACCCGTCCCAAAACGAGTAGTGTGGTGTGGCGAGGCCCAAGGATTCTCTATCGCCAAAAAGTAGGTGACTCTACCCCCAATGCGCTGATTGATGGCATTGCCAACAGCAGCCCCACCTGCACCAATAACTTGCCGGGTGCAATTGATAGTGGCACCGAAAAGGGTGGATTTCGCGTTTTTGTGCAGCATAACCGCAACGTGAAGCTGTGCATTGCGGCTTTGGTGGAGTCAACGGGTGTGGTTTACCAAGCGGAAACCGTTGCAGCGGTGCGATCCGGATCCGCTACCCCCATCCCCTAG
- a CDS encoding GspH/FimT family pseudopilin — translation MHFSAVHKQGMTLIEILIVVTVAVILALAVTPSFLYWLETQRVNQALESLEGALREAQREAMRRNQTCRVTINTGTNPTIVGDPPQCLPNGPRQLQQVTLRRNAGTASVRFGFQGRTSSTGTIVIASTNYPTLQRCLVVSLGLGLLRTGNYLETDTTGATADNCQARN, via the coding sequence ATGCATTTTTCCGCTGTCCATAAGCAGGGCATGACCCTGATTGAAATCCTGATTGTGGTGACGGTGGCCGTTATTTTGGCCCTGGCTGTCACCCCTAGCTTTCTTTATTGGCTGGAAACGCAGCGGGTCAATCAAGCCCTTGAAAGCTTGGAGGGGGCACTGCGGGAAGCGCAGCGGGAAGCGATGCGGCGCAACCAGACCTGCCGCGTAACCATTAACACAGGCACCAACCCCACCATCGTCGGCGATCCGCCCCAATGCCTGCCCAATGGTCCCCGCCAACTGCAACAGGTGACCCTGCGTCGCAATGCGGGAACTGCCTCAGTGCGGTTTGGCTTTCAGGGGCGCACCAGTAGTACCGGTACCATTGTGATTGCTTCCACCAATTATCCGACGCTGCAACGCTGTTTGGTGGTTTCCCTAGGACTAGGCCTCCTGCGCACGGGCAACTACCTGGAGACGGATACCACAGGCGCAACTGCCGATAACTGTCAAGCCCGCAATTAA
- a CDS encoding type IV pilus modification PilV family protein, with product MQQRAHGFTLAEVLASILVIGLFTLAAMQAIVVAAFFQADARKFAEASHWIQEDLENIKIVAYDLCQTKYAQRKLAASAPANATTLTLALIAPGESDYDQAMPPEYRPGGACPVTAATDGLRVGDRVLIGSDSGTRRIVSISESDNTITLDSPVGGYRGVGTRVYARCRIQPNETKGIDGGFGAYLQTLIPPMNSSNNSRPIVNETFTMTRIPTTRAQAPFQTLELAYFVRNSSNRIVAQLSTEVVPNAFFRCP from the coding sequence GTGCAGCAGCGAGCGCACGGCTTTACCCTGGCGGAGGTCTTGGCTTCTATTTTGGTGATTGGCCTATTTACCCTAGCGGCGATGCAGGCCATTGTTGTCGCTGCTTTTTTCCAAGCCGATGCCCGTAAATTTGCCGAGGCTAGCCACTGGATCCAAGAGGATCTGGAAAATATTAAAATCGTTGCCTATGACCTCTGCCAAACCAAGTATGCCCAACGCAAGCTAGCAGCATCTGCTCCAGCGAACGCCACTACCTTAACCCTGGCACTCATTGCCCCGGGTGAAAGCGATTACGATCAAGCCATGCCCCCAGAGTATCGGCCCGGGGGTGCCTGTCCGGTTACGGCAGCCACGGATGGGTTGCGAGTGGGCGATCGCGTTCTCATTGGTTCGGACTCGGGCACCCGCCGCATTGTCTCCATATCAGAATCAGACAACACCATTACCTTGGACTCGCCAGTAGGGGGCTATCGGGGGGTGGGGACTCGTGTCTATGCCCGCTGTCGGATTCAGCCCAATGAAACCAAGGGCATTGATGGTGGCTTTGGCGCCTACCTGCAAACCTTGATTCCACCGATGAATAGCAGCAATAATAGTCGCCCCATTGTCAATGAGACGTTTACAATGACGCGCATACCAACCACCCGTGCCCAAGCACCCTTCCAGACTTTGGAGCTGGCCTATTTTGTGCGCAATAGTAGCAACCGCATTGTTGCTCAACTATCAACCGAGGTGGTGCCCAATGCATTTTTCCGCTGTCCATAA
- a CDS encoding pilus assembly PilX family protein: MMKKRIRSPKRRYPPLGHWQRGFTLPLVLGMGLIMIVVALTLLSRSQLDVSTASLQKQTQQAFAVAEGGMARTLGLLNGNYQVLLRRTYNPATNLNFNPPRPYLIDRSTDATKIGQPNTSGLAVPSVNAWTAQSLGSDAPPCFTLDNLNTLVLSGTIGTPVQGNYRILSYLYDAPTQTGHLLIEGRLANDSPANAFILQKMMITDRSVPANFPGLLAESIDLGNNDVFGTVSGNVICTNPAKCIVPPTECSNGQPTLEGLRRAVGALNNSIIEGTIAINKIDLPPLPTPPAPVNGSSVLGNVPLSSPPPWLPLDQLNDFQAALGKAGGYYSQGAYNNFPTRGQGKQGPQDSPDINGNTMTPSFPRPGDYPYVDPNSSIPFFIPDPLQPGGKIVNPEKVYYAYRIDDIDLQGSETLQFNTTNYPIRLYVSGNITLSGQAGIQNICDSDSSTCGTDANMGLPSQIGTPDRLRIYGNPPDPSNARTDQAFTLSGGATAGSLFVYAPDAKVGINGGSSDPDIFGAVWAKEWNGSSSNNAEIRVPDRLPEALGGEYANASIVVARTTEASNWYRLAQY, translated from the coding sequence ATGATGAAGAAACGGATACGCTCACCAAAACGTCGCTATCCCCCCCTGGGGCATTGGCAGCGGGGATTTACACTGCCCTTGGTCTTGGGTATGGGGCTGATCATGATCGTGGTTGCCCTGACACTCCTGTCGCGATCGCAACTCGATGTCAGCACTGCTAGCCTGCAAAAACAAACCCAGCAGGCCTTTGCCGTAGCCGAAGGGGGCATGGCACGTACCCTTGGCTTACTCAATGGCAACTATCAGGTTCTGCTGCGCCGTACCTACAACCCCGCCACCAACCTCAACTTTAACCCCCCCAGACCCTACCTCATCGATCGTTCAACAGATGCGACGAAAATTGGTCAGCCCAATACCAGCGGTCTAGCTGTTCCCTCTGTCAATGCATGGACAGCGCAAAGCCTAGGTTCCGATGCCCCCCCTTGCTTTACCCTTGACAATCTGAATACGCTGGTCCTCAGCGGCACAATTGGCACCCCTGTGCAGGGCAATTACCGCATTCTTTCCTATCTCTACGACGCGCCAACGCAAACAGGGCACCTGTTGATTGAAGGCCGCTTGGCCAATGACTCACCCGCCAATGCCTTCATCTTGCAAAAGATGATGATTACGGATCGCAGCGTCCCTGCCAACTTCCCTGGACTCTTGGCAGAAAGTATTGACCTCGGCAATAATGATGTCTTTGGCACGGTGAGTGGCAATGTGATCTGCACCAATCCTGCAAAGTGTATTGTCCCTCCAACGGAGTGTAGCAATGGCCAGCCGACCCTAGAGGGACTGCGTAGGGCCGTGGGAGCGCTCAATAACTCAATTATTGAGGGAACGATCGCTATCAATAAAATTGACCTACCGCCCTTGCCTACTCCTCCTGCTCCAGTGAATGGCTCCTCCGTACTTGGTAATGTTCCCTTGAGTTCGCCTCCGCCTTGGTTACCCCTTGATCAACTCAATGACTTTCAGGCAGCCCTGGGAAAGGCGGGGGGGTACTACAGTCAAGGCGCCTACAACAACTTTCCCACTCGAGGTCAAGGCAAGCAAGGCCCTCAAGACAGTCCAGATATTAACGGTAATACAATGACCCCCAGCTTTCCGCGGCCGGGTGATTATCCCTACGTCGATCCTAACTCCAGTATTCCCTTCTTCATCCCCGATCCCCTACAACCCGGGGGAAAAATCGTGAACCCTGAAAAGGTCTATTATGCCTATCGCATTGATGATATCGACCTTCAGGGAAGTGAAACCCTGCAGTTCAATACCACTAACTATCCAATTCGTCTCTATGTCAGCGGTAATATCACCCTCAGCGGTCAAGCAGGGATTCAAAATATCTGTGACTCCGATAGTTCCACCTGTGGCACTGATGCCAATATGGGTCTTCCCAGTCAGATAGGCACACCGGATCGCCTACGGATTTATGGCAATCCCCCAGATCCCAGCAATGCTAGGACGGATCAGGCATTTACCCTCAGTGGCGGCGCCACGGCAGGCAGTCTCTTTGTCTATGCTCCGGATGCCAAAGTGGGGATTAACGGCGGCAGTAGCGATCCCGATATTTTTGGAGCTGTGTGGGCCAAGGAATGGAATGGCTCAAGTTCCAACAACGCTGAAATTCGGGTGCCCGATCGCCTGCCGGAAGCCTTGGGTGGTGAGTATGCCAATGCCTCAATTGTTGTGGCACGAACGACAGAAGCTAGCAACTGGTATCGCTTAGCACAGTACTAA